The segment TGAAGTACTGCACGCGCCGCCCGCCCGCCGTGCGCTCGTCCGAGGTGTAGACCTTGCCGGTCATGTAGTACTTCGCGCCGAGCTGACGGCCGTACTGCGCTGCGTGGTTCGGATCGAAGTGGCCGCCGTTTTGCCGCTCGACCTCGGCGATCATCTGGTTCTGCCGCTCGCGGCTCACCACCGTGACGAGCTCGGAGTTCACCATGAAGGTCTCCGCGTCCGAGAGCACGGCCTGGAGCTGGCTGTCGATGTGCTGGCTCGTCTCGTTGAGCATCGGGAAGATCGCGAGCGTGGGCTTGTCGCCCGCGTCGGCCAGGGACTTCGCGAAGGAGGAGGCCACGAGGTGCTTCATGTTCTCGTGGAGGAGCTGCTCCATGTCGCGTTTGTCGATGCCGGTGCTCATCGGCGGGTCGTCGAGCCCCTCGACCTCCGAGCCGCGGACGAACACGGGATCACTCGAGCAGCCCGCCCCGAAGGGCACGAGCAGGGTGGAGGCGAGCGCGAAACCAAGGAAGCGTGCGTTTTTCATGGGGGTGTGGA is part of the Polyangium spumosum genome and harbors:
- a CDS encoding penicillin-binding protein activator LpoB; translation: MKNARFLGFALASTLLVPFGAGCSSDPVFVRGSEVEGLDDPPMSTGIDKRDMEQLLHENMKHLVASSFAKSLADAGDKPTLAIFPMLNETSQHIDSQLQAVLSDAETFMVNSELVTVVSRERQNQMIAEVERQNGGHFDPNHAAQYGRQLGAKYYMTGKVYTSDERTAGGRRVQYFMFMQVIETETSAVRWQNKAAFTKALLNQD